The genomic interval GAAGGGGAAGTGCCACGAGAGCCGTTCCAAGAGCTCGCATCGTAGATTTTGACGAGTCGTCCACCCAGGTGAGTCCAAGGAGAAGTGGCCCAAGGACCGGCATAGTACCAAGGAGTAGGGTCGATCGAGAGCGATCAGGCAGTTGTGCGAGCTTCCAGATCAGCCACCAGTACACGGGTACTCCAAGGAGTGCCAGGAGAGGAGCCCATACGCCGCCTCCGGGTAGATCCTTACCTGGGATGCTGAGGAAAACGTTTGGGACCACTGTGATCAGTACGGCAGAAATCACATATTTCCAGCTTTCGGCTTTCATCATTCCTAAGAAATGTATAGGAATTCCATGAATATATGGATGAGAACCAAGGCCAGTCGTGCAGCAGTTTTCGCTTCCTATCCCTTCCGCTCCGCAATGGGCGGTTTTTTGTGGCCCACCCATCGGCCTTGTAATTGGGAGATGAGAGATATGAATCGTCAACGGAGGGAGGCTCTATGTTCAAAAACTTCCTGACTGCTCGACTCGCCAACGTTCCCTCAGTACCGGCGCCGACGCATCCGCTGTGGAGACCTTTCTGCACGCCGCGCGAACCACTGAGGCAACATATGAGCTGAGGCGGCACTGATCAGTTGAGGCAATCGAGACTGTCGTGTCCTGCTGGGCCACCCAGGCTAAATTTTGCGCCCAGGCTCCTCATTGTCTGCCTGACCTCCGAAGAGACACTTGGCCGCTGAGGCTTGTGCACCTCTTGTTCGCGTTGCAGAACCGGGAAACCAGGACAGCAGGTGGCAGGCAGAGAAGTGACTGGAGGAAGCCTCCTGAGTTCATGGTGTTCCTCCTGGTGCGCAGGTGCTGGAGCCCGGCATGGTAATGGCGTGCTGCTGGACACAGGCGCGGCCGGTTGATTGCACGTTCGCGCCCAGGGGTAATCCACATTTTGAAGTGAATCCTGGTTGCACAGGGGTTTACGCTACTGGTATGCGATGGCCCCTGCTCCTGATTGGATTGCTGCTGACCGCCTGCCAGAAGCCTGCACCGGCCGCGACGGAGGTCAAACCTGAGATCGTGGGCACCGCGGAGGGCGGACAGAAGATCGAGCGGCTCAGCTTGGGGAAGGTTCCTCCCGGTGACTCGCCGTACTTCACCCTTGAGGGAGGCACTTACGTCGCCGTCCTCAAGGACCTGCCCGGTGGCTGCTTCGGGTCGTTGGCCCTGATGCGATACGAGAGCAAAGACGTCGTTGAGGAATTCACCTGGAACGTGCAGACCACGCAGCTCACTGTGAAGGACCTCAAGCCTGGCACGTACTATTTTAATTCCATCACGCAAGACGGTTGTACGCCACGATTAGAACTGACCACTCAATCCTGACCGCCTTTTCAGAAGCACAGGTGTTTTACGGAAGCTGGGGTAACCAACGGGATCGACATGCACTGTGGCCTTCATGTTCATTCTCGCATCACAGGTGTCACTGGCCGACACTGCCGACCATGACGGCCAACACCCTCAGGAGAATGGCGCCGATTAGCAGAACATCGAATGTCCTGCCAGCGCGGGTATCAGCATTGTCGATGATGTTCGCGAGCGTGTCCCGCCACACTTATTGATAACGGCATAAGTTAAAGTCCATCAAACGTTGAGGCAGGTCGATGTACCGAACCCGTTGCCAGGCCGTCGTCAGCTTCGCTTTCAGCACGCCCACTGAGCGGGCACAGAAGTTCCCCAGCACATTGCGCTTCACGTACGCCCACACCAGCTCGATGGGATTCAACTCCGGAGCGTACGGCGGCAAAAACACCAGCGACAGGCGTTCGTGGAGATCCACGAACGCCTGAGTTGCCTTCGCTCGGTGAATGCCCGCGTTGTCCAGCACCACCACGATCTCCCCCTGCACATGGCGCATCAGATGCTGGAAGAACCGGGTGACGTCCCCACCCCGGATCGCCCCATGCTTCGTGTGCTGGAAGAATCGACCGTCCGAAGTGATCGCCCCGATAATCGAGCGTTTTTCCCAGTTGGCCGGGAGTGTGACCAGGGGCGTGACGCCCCTGGTCGACCACGTTCGTCTTCGCACACCGTTCAGCGAGAAGCCAACCTCATCCAGGTCCACCAGGGTGGCGCCCTGCGCGACCTTTTTTTCCCAACTCCGGCGCCACCTGTTCTTTCCAGGACGCGATCCGGAGTTCATTGCGTTCTGCTGCCCGTCCATCCGGCATCTGGGGCGTGAACCCCAGCTGACGAAGAATTCTCCGGACGTGATCGGGGTGGTACCACACGTCGAAGTGCCGCCCGATCAGGTCTGCGACTCGTCTGGTGCTCCAGGTCGGGTCAGGGAAGCCATGGTGCAGCGCACCCTCCCTCAGGAGGGTGCGGACCTGTTCGAGCTGGGCGGTGGTGAGTCGGGAGGGGCGTCCTGTCGTCACCGTTGCCTGGAGACTGCCGGTGCGCTTCAGGCGTTTCTTCCAGTTGCTGACGGTGTGTACGGACACGCCGAAGTGCTGGGCAATCACCTGCTGTGAATGCTGGCCCCCTTGAAGCCAGGGGGTCGCCGCCAGTCGACGTTCCTCCAGCTGCGCTCGGGAGTATTTGGATGGATGCCATTCAGCCACACCTCCAGCATACCAGCTCGTATTTACGTCGTTATCAATAAGCGCTGTGCGTCCTCGTAGGGTAAGGGGTGTGCGGCGTACCTGACCGCCTCGGCTGCCTGCTCAGGCAGGGGGAGCTCTCCCGGTCGTGGACCGAAGAGGCAGCGGGCGTTCCTTCGTCTGGGCGGCCGTCAGGAGGCACTCTGCAGCGGCGGGAGGACCGCCCTCTTCGCGTTGTACGCCGGGTATGCCGGCCTCTGAAGCAGTCGGTTTACAATGGTTGCAAACATGAGTGAACTGAAATTCCTTCTCGCGGCGCTTGCTATAGGAGCCCTGATCTTCATGGCGGTGACGATGCGAAGCACGGCGCGGCGAATGCATTACCGGGACCGGCCCCGGTTCTGGCGCACGGCGGCCCCCCTTCTTATTCCGGCGCTGCTCAGCCTGGGAATGGTGATCTGGGGCGTGACCCGGCAGACGGGCAGTGCCGTCCTGTGGGGCGCGCTGGTACTGGGCGCTGTGAATGCGGGCGTGGCCTGGTGGATGAACCTGAACCCCCGCCGGTTGCTTCAGGCGGCGCACCGGGGGGCGGACCGACCGTCTCGACCTTAAGGCCTCACGCCGTCTTCAGACGGGGGGAGCCGGGGAGCAGCTACACTAAGTGATGTGCTTGTGATTCGGCTGTTTACCATGCTGCTGGGGCTGCTGCTGGGGCTCGCGGCCGGGCGTGCCCTGAGTGCCGTGCAGCCTGGTGAACTGGGCCTGGTGAATACCTTGAGCCTGATGCTGGCCGGAACCCTGATGGCGCTGCTGCTGGCTCCGCGCATTGAGGCGCTGAGCAGTGGGTGGAGCCGGCGCTTCACCCACTGGTACGCGGGTTTGTCACCCCGGACGGTGGCGGCCGCGACGTTCGGGTTGATTGTGGCGCTGCTGGTCAGTGTGCTGCTCAGCAGTCTGCTGCGCACCCTGCCGCTCTACACCTGGGTCTGGAACCTGGTGATCACGGGCGTGCTCAGTGTGTTCTTCGTCTCGTACGCCGTGCGGAATGCTGAGGCGTTCGGGCTGCTGGCGTTTCCGCAGGTGCGCCGGAAGCCGGGCAGCAAGCTCCTGGACAGCAACGTGATCATCGACGGGCGCATCGTGCAGCTGGTGCAGGCCGGGTTTCTGGAAGGGGAACTGGTGGTACCGGCGTTCATTCTGAGGGAACTGCAGGTGCTGTCCGACAGTCACGACAGTCAGAAGCGCACGCGCGGCAAGCGGGGCCTGAGCGTTCTGGAGGAACTGCGGGAGCTGCGGGCCCTGCGCGTGGAGGACTGGGATGACGCGGCGCTGCCCACCACGGACGACAAGTTGATCCGTCTGGCGCGCGAGACGGGCGCGCGGATCGTGACGAACGACGGGAATCTCGGCAAGATTGCTCGCCTGCATGGCGTGGAGATCCTCAGTATTCACGAGGCGGCCGTGGCGCTGAAACCTCAGGTGCAGGCGGGCGATCACCTGACGGTCACCATCACCAAGGGCGGGCAGCAGAAGGATCAGGGTGTGGGGTACCTGGAGGACGGTACCATGGTGGTGGTTGAGGACGGCATCCGGGTGAGGGGTAAGGCGGCGCGTGTCCTGGTGGTGAACAACGTGCAGACGAACGTGGGGCGCATGATCTTCGCGAAACTGGACCGCGAGGAAGGCGCGGCCTGAGTCCCGGGGACTCCGGGCGCCTGCGTCCCACGTTCCCTCTGAGCATCGATGGACGGTTCCGGCGCCCTGCACCTGCGGGGCGCCGGATGTCTATGACGGCTACAGATCGAAGCGTTGAATGCTGCTGCCCGCCACGCTCTTGGTGACCAGCAGGCGGCTGGGCAGCCGCTCCGAAAGGCTTTCGACGTGCGTAACGACGCCCACCATACGGCCCTGCGTGCGCAGGTTCTCCAGGGCGTTCGCCACGGCTTCAAGGGCCTGGGGGTCCAGCGTGCCGAAGCCCTCATCGAGGAACAGGGCGCCGAGCACCTTGTTGCCCGCGAGGTAATCGCTCAGGGCGATGGCGAGCGCCAGGGACGCCAGGAACGTCTCCCCGCCGGAGAGGGTTTTCACGCCGCGAACCTCGCCGGCATTCCAGAGATCCTGCACCACGTACTCGCCGGTCTGGAGGGCCAGGCGGTAGCGGCCGTCGCTGATTTCGTGCAGCAGAATGCCAGCGCGCGTGAGAAGCTGCGCCTCGATTTCCGCAAGGAGAAACTGCTGGAACTCGTTGGCCTTCAGGCTGTTCGTGAGGGTCTGCCACGTGTCGAAGGTGCGTGAGGCGGCCAGGGCGCGCGCCTCGATGTCTGCCTTGCGGTCCAGGCGTTCACGCAGGTGCCGTTCCTGCTCTGCGAGCCGTCCGGCCTGCTCGCGGGTGTTCGTGAGGGCCGCGTCGGTGGCGATCAGGTCGCGGGTCACCTGGGCGAGCTCGGCCGGGTCGAACGGCGCGGCACCCAGCTGCCGGTCCAGGTCGGTGAGGGCCGCGCGCAGCTGGGCGAGGCTGGCGGCGTACGTGCGCGCCGCTTCTTCCAGCGCTGCAATGTCCGGTTCGGGCAGAGCCGCCGCGCGGGCCTGGGCGGCGTTCAACCCCAGGGTGGTCAGGGCGGCGTTCAGGGTGGCGTGAGCGTCCTGGGCTTCCTGCGTGCGGCGCGTGGCGTTGGCCTGAACGCCACGCAGCGTCGCGTCGGCCGCGGCGAGGTCCCCCTGCGCCCGGTACAGGGCCGCCTGGGCGTCCTGCACGCGCGACCTCAGCGTCTGAATCTCACTGAGGGTGATCTGCCGGGCGCGGGCAGGGTCGGGTCCGGCGGCGCGCACCCGGGCCGCCAGATCAGCCAGGAGGCGCTGCATGTCGGTCTGCGGATCGCCGGTGACAAGCGCTTCAGCGGCGCGCAGGTCGGTTTCACGGGCGGTGAGCTGCTCTTCCCAGTTGCGGTACTCGGCGCGTTTCTCGTCCAGCCACGTCTGCCGGGCTTTCAGTGCGGCGCGCAGGTCCGTGAAGCGGGCGCGGCGCTCTTCAAGCGTGGCGCGCAGGGCGTCCACCCGGCGTTCGTGCTCGCCGAGGTCCGCGCGGGGCGCGGCGGGCAGGGCGGTCACGACCTGCCCGCACAGGGGGCAGTCGTCCCCGACGTGCAGGTGCGTGCGGTACGACGCCAGACCCGCCTCGATCCGCGCGGCGTCCAGCGCGGCCTGCGTGGCTTCCAGGGCCACCTTGCCGTCGGTGCCGTCGCGTTTTACGCGCTCCAGTTCGGCTGTTTCCTGCACCTGGCTGCGTTCCTCGGCCGCGAAGCGGTCCTGCGCAGCTTTCAGGCTCACGCGTTCAGTCTGGAGCAGCACGCGTTCCTGCCGGTTCTTCTCGGCCCGCTGCGCTCCTTCGCGCGCCGTGAGGAACGCGTCCTCATCCCAGGGCAGAGGCCGGGCGTGGGTGAGGTTCACGTTGCCGCCGGCGCGGCGCAGCCGGGCCACATCGCCCTCTGCGTCACGCAGCGCCTCAGCGCGCGCCTCCAGGTCGGGAATGCGGGTCTCGGCGGCCTGTGCGGCTTCCAGGGCGGCAGCGGCAGTTGTGACGCGCTGCTGCGCGGCCGTCACGGCGCCCTGCGCGCCGCGCAGGTCCCCCGCCTCGCGTTCCGCGGCGATGCGGGCACGCTCGGCGGCGTCCAGTAGCGGCAGCACCCCGGCCACGCGGCGCGCCTGCGCGGCCTGCTCCGCGCCCTGCTGCACGCCGGCCGCGCGGGCCTCCAGGGCGGTCAGGCGGCGTGCGGTCTCCTCGCGGGCCTTCCAGATGCGTTCCTGTTCGCGCAGGCGCGCCTGCGCGGTCTGCAGACGCTCACGTTCGTCGGTGAGGCGTTCGGCGTCCGCGTCGGTGCGTTCCCGCTCGCTGCGCAGGGCGCCGAGCGCCTCCAGCGTCACGCCCTCGTACTCCCCCGTCAGGACGGCGTTCAGGCTCTGCGCCTCGTGCTTCAGTTCCTTCGCCCGGTCGGACGCGACGCGCTGCATGGCGGCAACGTGATCCAGGCCGGTCAGTTCCCCCAGCAGCGCCTGCCGCTCCCTGCCGGTGCCGTGCAGCACCCGGGAGAACTCACCTTGCGGGAGCATGACGCTGCGCGCAAACGTCCGGAAATCCAGGCCCACCACCCGCCGGATGCGTTCGTTGATGTCCCTGGCGCCCCCTTCGGACAGGTTCGACCAGCGGCCGTCCTCATCCAGGCGCTCGAAACGCACCTCATTCTCCGCCTGCCTGCGGCCCTTGGTGCGCGAGGCGCGGTACGTGAGGCCAGCCACCTCAAAGGTCAGGCTGACCGACAGGCCCCGCTCACCCTGCGAGATCAGGGCGTCGAGCCCTGACGCACCCAGCCGCGCCGTCTGCCCGTACAGCGCGAAGGTCATGGCGTCCAGCAGGCTGCTCTTGCCGCTGCCGGTGGGTCCCACCAGCGCGAACAGTTCCAGGTCCCCGAACTCCAGGGTGGTGTACTGCCGGAACGCCGTGAAACCCTGAAGATCCAGTCGAAGGGGCTTCACGCGGGTTCCTCCGTGCGGGCCAGTTCGTTGGCCTCACGGAACGCGGCGCGCAGGTCATCCGGAAGCTCTCCCCGTTTCTCGTGGTGGTACCGTTCGTACAGCTCCATGAGGCTCAGCCCCTCACGCTTGAGTTCCGGGGCGGCCAGGTCCTCCTGCACGGCCTCCAGATCGACAGCCAGTGTGTTCGGCACAAGTTTCAGCACGCGGTCCTTCAGGCCCGGCAGGGCCGTGCCGGTCGGGGCGCGCACCACCACCTTCAGCAGGCCGCCGAACCCGGTCAGGGCAGCGAGGCGGGACTCCACGTGCTCCAGGTCGACCCGTACGGTCCGCAATTCCCTGCCGCTGGCCAGCGGCACGGCGTGAACCTGCGCGGGCCGCCCGGGCTCAACCTCGACAAGGTTCACCTGCTTCTTCTCGCCGCCTTCGCCGAAGTCCAGCTGGATGACACTCCCCGGGTAGTACGCGGGTGGCGCGTCGGACACCTGCTGCGGCTTGTGCACGTGACCCAGGGCCACGTACTGCGCGCCGGGCGGCAGTTGCAGGCCGGACAGGGTGTAACTGTTCGTCAGGTCGAACTGCATGGTGCGCTCACTGCCGCTGGGCACGGCGCCGTCCATGGTGGCGTGACTCATGAGCATGTTTACGCTGCCCGCGCTGAACCCCTCCCCGAGGCGACGCAGGAAGAAGCCCATGCCCTCACGGTATTTTTGCCGCCACGCGCCGGTGTCCCCTCCCAGCAGGTCCGCCGCTTTCACGAGCCGCCGTTCAGAGAGGTACGGCAGGGCGCCAACCACGAGCCGCTCGCCGCTGGGCGTCTCGACCGTGCGGATCATGTGCGCTGGGTTCGCGCTGGGCTGCGCGACGACCTGCACGCCCACCCAGCCGAGCAGGCCGGTGACGCTGGCGAGTCGCGCGGCGCTGTCATGGTTTCCGGCGATGACAATGCTGGGCACGCCCTGGTCACGCAGGCGCAGGAAGAAGTCGAACACGGCGTGCTCGGCTTCGGCGCTGGGGTTGGCTGTGTCAAAGAGGTCGCCACTCACGAGGACGACATCGGCACGTTCGGTGCGGGCCAGCGCGGCAATTTCCACGAGGGCGTCGTGTACTTCCGGAGTGCGGTCAAAGCCCCGCAGGG from Deinococcus taeanensis carries:
- a CDS encoding IS630 family transposase (programmed frameshift), with protein sequence MAEWHPSKYSRAQLEERRLAATPWLQGGQHSQQVIAQHFGVSVHTVSNWKKRLKRTGSLQATVTTGRPSRLTTAQLEQVRTLLREGALHHGFPDPTWSTRRVADLIGRHFDVWYHPDHVRRILRQLGFTPQMPDGRAAERNELRIASWKEQVAPELEKKVAQGATLVDLDEVGFSLNGVRRRTWSTRGVTPLVTLPANWEKRSIIGAITSDGRFFQHTKHGAIRGGDVTRFFQHLMRHVQGEIVVVLDNAGIHRAKATQAFVDLHERLSLVFLPPYAPELNPIELVWAYVKRNVLGNFCARSVGVLKAKLTTAWQRVRYIDLPQRLMDFNLCRYQ
- a CDS encoding PIN/TRAM domain-containing protein gives rise to the protein MLVIRLFTMLLGLLLGLAAGRALSAVQPGELGLVNTLSLMLAGTLMALLLAPRIEALSSGWSRRFTHWYAGLSPRTVAAATFGLIVALLVSVLLSSLLRTLPLYTWVWNLVITGVLSVFFVSYAVRNAEAFGLLAFPQVRRKPGSKLLDSNVIIDGRIVQLVQAGFLEGELVVPAFILRELQVLSDSHDSQKRTRGKRGLSVLEELRELRALRVEDWDDAALPTTDDKLIRLARETGARIVTNDGNLGKIARLHGVEILSIHEAAVALKPQVQAGDHLTVTITKGGQQKDQGVGYLEDGTMVVVEDGIRVRGKAARVLVVNNVQTNVGRMIFAKLDREEGAA
- a CDS encoding AAA family ATPase, with protein sequence MKPLRLDLQGFTAFRQYTTLEFGDLELFALVGPTGSGKSSLLDAMTFALYGQTARLGASGLDALISQGERGLSVSLTFEVAGLTYRASRTKGRRQAENEVRFERLDEDGRWSNLSEGGARDINERIRRVVGLDFRTFARSVMLPQGEFSRVLHGTGRERQALLGELTGLDHVAAMQRVASDRAKELKHEAQSLNAVLTGEYEGVTLEALGALRSERERTDADAERLTDERERLQTAQARLREQERIWKAREETARRLTALEARAAGVQQGAEQAAQARRVAGVLPLLDAAERARIAAEREAGDLRGAQGAVTAAQQRVTTAAAALEAAQAAETRIPDLEARAEALRDAEGDVARLRRAGGNVNLTHARPLPWDEDAFLTAREGAQRAEKNRQERVLLQTERVSLKAAQDRFAAEERSQVQETAELERVKRDGTDGKVALEATQAALDAARIEAGLASYRTHLHVGDDCPLCGQVVTALPAAPRADLGEHERRVDALRATLEERRARFTDLRAALKARQTWLDEKRAEYRNWEEQLTARETDLRAAEALVTGDPQTDMQRLLADLAARVRAAGPDPARARQITLSEIQTLRSRVQDAQAALYRAQGDLAAADATLRGVQANATRRTQEAQDAHATLNAALTTLGLNAAQARAAALPEPDIAALEEAARTYAASLAQLRAALTDLDRQLGAAPFDPAELAQVTRDLIATDAALTNTREQAGRLAEQERHLRERLDRKADIEARALAASRTFDTWQTLTNSLKANEFQQFLLAEIEAQLLTRAGILLHEISDGRYRLALQTGEYVVQDLWNAGEVRGVKTLSGGETFLASLALAIALSDYLAGNKVLGALFLDEGFGTLDPQALEAVANALENLRTQGRMVGVVTHVESLSERLPSRLLVTKSVAGSSIQRFDL
- a CDS encoding exonuclease SbcCD subunit D, which codes for MRVLHTADFHAGRSLRGFDRTPEVHDALVEIAALARTERADVVLVSGDLFDTANPSAEAEHAVFDFFLRLRDQGVPSIVIAGNHDSAARLASVTGLLGWVGVQVVAQPSANPAHMIRTVETPSGERLVVGALPYLSERRLVKAADLLGGDTGAWRQKYREGMGFFLRRLGEGFSAGSVNMLMSHATMDGAVPSGSERTMQFDLTNSYTLSGLQLPPGAQYVALGHVHKPQQVSDAPPAYYPGSVIQLDFGEGGEKKQVNLVEVEPGRPAQVHAVPLASGRELRTVRVDLEHVESRLAALTGFGGLLKVVVRAPTGTALPGLKDRVLKLVPNTLAVDLEAVQEDLAAPELKREGLSLMELYERYHHEKRGELPDDLRAAFREANELARTEEPA